In the genome of Daucus carota subsp. sativus chromosome 9, DH1 v3.0, whole genome shotgun sequence, the window AAAACACCCAATCTCCTAAATGTGGAACATACTACCTAGCACATGACCACACTCTCAAACACCAACAAAGTGCTCGATCAAAATTATGCAACAAAAACAAAACCCTGAGTTCCGGACTCTTGGAGATCTTGGTCTGATGATTCACATCTCACATGTCATGAGGAGGACGAGGGCTCCTTGATCCAGCCCCGCCGCTTGTCTTCTCGTACGCATCCGACGTAGACCTTCTCCGAAACCGAAATGCCCCTCCCCCTGAAAATCATTCACTGCAATTCCTTTGTAATCCAGACTTATACACAAACTCATTCTTCCCCATTCACTTTCTCATCAATCAAAACAATAACATTTTTCATTTACATGCACATGCACTACAACAAACAAGCCTTTTTACGACACATAATCAATACACCACAACAAATAAGTCTTTTTACGACGGATAATCAATACactaaaacaaataagtcaattTCTGACGGATAAACACGGCTAAATCTGATCAAAATAAATTCCTGATCCAAGAATGTACATCTTCTTTAACCGCTTGACAATGACACAAATTTCCTCACATTATTTACATTATTTACAGTGCActtcattttttcatcattaaGTCACGACTTATTGGTGGTGCTTGGCTACGgcttttaagccgacttctaggattataagttagaagtacttatttcgtactgtttgtgtaataagtcaagaagcacttataaaaagctatgaatgctagcttttgtttcaggacttcttatttgtcaaacactttaatcacttatcacttataagccTTGTctggcttctaacttctactccacttatttattttaagcaagaagctcagccaaacggccccattataTCACATTTACAtgcaacaaaaattaaaataaattaaaccaaAATGTCGTTATCCACAACTAAAGCACAGACACTACCACCAGGCACCAAGCACCAAGCACGAAATAATTATTTCCACTATTCTCGGAGACCTCAGTGCAAAACCCTAGCTACTACTATTAGGTTAaggaaataataatatagaaacAAGGAAACATGTAAAAGCTTACCGGAAAGTGGAGACACCGGAGGTGTGGATCCCGCCGGCGATGCTGGTGGGGTCCCGGTTTGATCTCCTTGACTTGTACTCGGCGGCTTCACAATCATTATACTCCTCGTCACTTTCACCGCTTCTACGCTCGCATTTTCGCCGCCTGATCTCCCGCTTCCTTCCGTCAACTCTGCTCACAAAAATTCATTTCGTCAACTTCGTAAAATTTCATGCATATTGATAATTTGGTGTAAAACTGTGAATATGTTCGGAATGAATACGGGAAACCAGTTCATCTAAAACGTTAAGATAATCGTAATAAAATGGTAGACAAATTATATACAATGTTTATATGTTAGTAACCGATATATGATTGATGATTCGAAAAAAATTAacgaaaaattatttattcagTTAGGAGTCCGTTAATATATTTTGGTTCATTGTTCAAGTAAAGATGAGGCGCAGGATAATTAAGCAGCGCATACGGCGCAAGTTAGCTACAAGGGCGTACCCTTGCCGGAGGTATTTGAGCGGGACCCAAACGTCGATTGTTTCCGGAGCTTGCCGAGGCCGGTCTCCGGCCGGGGTCCGGCGACGGTGTCGTCCCAGAGCTGGTCAAGTAAGCTCATGGTGCACGTTAGCCAGAGAGGTGCGCAGGTTAAGAAGTGGTGCGTAGGTTAAGGGAAGCTTGGAGTGTTAGTTGGAGTGAGATATGGGAAATGAATGGGAGACAGATATTTAAGGACAAGGATGCGGGGGTTTAAAGTGGATCGAGAATATTGGGGAGAGAGATTGAATCTGGGCCGTTGATTTGGATCAGGTGATGTGGACGGTGGATGATGGGGACACGTAAGGGATAAGGTTTAGAGGGTTAGGTTATGGGTAAGATTGACACGTTGAGTTTAGGGATGGGTGAGGAGGATAAATCATGTGATGGCTAACTGGCAGGTTGCGTGAAATGTCGTAAATGCCCTTGCGTAAATTCTGTGTATTTCGATGCCCATAATGAGGGAGAAATAGAAGAGGGTGACATGAGCTAAAATATCGTCAACATGACCTTTTTATGTTCGGTAAATAATCGAATTtggaaaatatttaattcagttTATAAGAGGGTGTTACCTATTTTGGacccctaaaatataatatactaaaGGTTACTTAATATATAGGTAAACAGTACAATACTAGAAAATCTAGACCAAACCCTAATTCTCTTTCTCTCATGAGAGTCGGCCGCTCCATCTTCCTCTAACCCTAGCCTCCTCCATCTCCTTCTCCACCCCTTCTATCCATCCCCATCTA includes:
- the LOC108202958 gene encoding dormancy-associated protein homolog 3 isoform X1 — its product is MSLLDQLWDDTVAGPRPETGLGKLRKQSTFGSRSNTSGKELTEGSGRSGGENASVEAVKVTRSIMIVKPPSTSQGDQTGTPPASPAGSTPPVSPLSVNDFQGEGHFGFGEGLRRMRTRRQAAGLDQGALVLLMTCEM
- the LOC108202958 gene encoding dormancy-associated protein homolog 3 isoform X2 — its product is MSLLDQLWDDTVAGPRPETGLGKLRKQSTFGSRSNTSGKELTEGSGRSGGENASVEAVKVTRSIMIVKPPSTSQGDQTGTPPASPAGSTPPVSPLSGGGAFRFRRRSTSDAYEKTSGGAGSRSPRPPHDM